Proteins co-encoded in one Alphaproteobacteria bacterium PA2 genomic window:
- a CDS encoding long-chain fatty acid--CoA ligase (activates fatty acids by binding to coenzyme A) gives MQGRMQDWPLTVDRILDHAASWHGDREIVSRSVEGPIVRTTYGEVHKRAKRVSNVLKALGVVQGDRVATLAWNTARHIEAWYGIMGIGAVCHTLNPRLFAEQLVYIINHAEDKVLFTDMTFLPILNQIRSQIPTVKHIIVFAGQDRMTDEVPGTLCYEALVEESSENCVWGGFDENSPAGLCYTSGTTGNPKGVLYSHRSNFLHTLVTMGADVLGIGACDTVLPVVPMFHANAWGVAFSAPAVGAKLVMPGQKLDGASIHELLETEQVTFSAAVPTVWQMLLNHLRETNGTLSTLKRVVIGGSAVPEAIVRAFRDDYGVSVTHAWGMTETSPLGTQATPNHIIAAMNAEDQLKYQLKQGRPPLAIDLKLEDDDGKLLPRDGHTFGKLLVKGPFVVGEYFRGDGGDILDKDGFFDTGDVATLDSNGFMQITDRSKDVIKSGGEWISSIEIENIAAGHPKADLAAVIGVFHPKWDERPLLLVKLKQGVEGTKEEFLKFLEGKIAKWWTPDDVVFVDDIPLGATGKIDKKLIRQRMADYVLPTAAATAAAATVTKALAAPPEPKIYAPETLKFEPGPKALADTGPAAAVEAELAGLPTPEAEVETPAAAAPASTAARPWLRRYLNFALVLALLPALIIVGVAALSQTGLISNSKGFGLDLLHLAPGLAQLSVLTAVLGVIGAAFAGFRRFGMKALLILALAAATVGFFAWAKQVVSQPQAPVVQPAAVRLDLTQGQANR, from the coding sequence ATGCAAGGCAGGATGCAGGACTGGCCGCTGACCGTGGATCGTATCCTGGACCACGCCGCCTCCTGGCATGGCGACCGCGAGATCGTCTCCCGCTCGGTCGAGGGCCCCATTGTCCGCACCACCTATGGCGAAGTTCACAAGCGCGCCAAGCGGGTTTCCAATGTGCTGAAGGCCCTGGGCGTCGTGCAGGGCGACCGGGTCGCGACCCTGGCCTGGAACACCGCCCGCCACATCGAGGCCTGGTACGGCATCATGGGCATTGGCGCGGTCTGCCACACCCTCAATCCCCGCCTGTTCGCCGAGCAGCTGGTCTACATCATCAACCATGCAGAGGATAAGGTCCTCTTCACGGACATGACCTTCCTGCCGATCCTCAACCAGATCCGCAGCCAGATCCCGACGGTCAAGCACATCATCGTCTTCGCCGGCCAGGACCGGATGACCGACGAGGTCCCGGGCACCCTCTGCTATGAGGCCCTGGTCGAGGAATCCTCCGAGAACTGCGTCTGGGGCGGCTTTGACGAGAATTCGCCAGCCGGCCTCTGCTACACCTCGGGCACCACGGGCAATCCCAAGGGCGTGCTCTATTCGCACCGGTCCAACTTCCTGCACACCCTGGTGACCATGGGCGCAGACGTCCTGGGCATCGGCGCCTGCGACACCGTGCTGCCGGTGGTCCCCATGTTCCACGCCAATGCCTGGGGGGTCGCTTTCTCGGCGCCGGCCGTGGGCGCCAAGCTGGTCATGCCCGGCCAGAAGCTGGACGGCGCCTCGATCCACGAACTGCTGGAGACCGAGCAGGTCACCTTCTCGGCCGCCGTGCCGACCGTCTGGCAGATGCTGCTCAACCACCTGCGGGAAACCAACGGAACCCTGTCGACCCTCAAGCGGGTGGTGATCGGCGGTTCGGCCGTGCCCGAAGCCATTGTCCGCGCCTTCCGGGACGACTACGGGGTCAGCGTCACCCACGCCTGGGGCATGACCGAGACCTCGCCCCTGGGCACCCAGGCCACCCCCAATCACATCATCGCGGCCATGAACGCCGAGGATCAGCTGAAGTATCAGCTGAAGCAGGGCCGTCCGCCCCTGGCCATCGACCTCAAGCTCGAGGACGACGACGGCAAGCTCCTGCCCCGGGACGGCCACACCTTCGGCAAGCTGCTGGTCAAGGGCCCCTTCGTGGTCGGCGAGTACTTCCGCGGCGATGGCGGCGACATCCTGGACAAGGACGGCTTCTTCGATACCGGCGACGTGGCGACCCTGGACTCCAACGGCTTCATGCAGATCACCGACCGTTCCAAGGACGTGATCAAGTCCGGCGGGGAATGGATCAGCTCCATCGAGATCGAGAACATCGCCGCCGGCCACCCCAAGGCCGACCTGGCCGCCGTGATCGGCGTCTTCCACCCCAAGTGGGACGAGCGCCCCCTGCTGCTGGTCAAGCTGAAGCAGGGTGTCGAGGGCACCAAGGAGGAATTCCTGAAATTCCTCGAAGGCAAGATCGCCAAGTGGTGGACCCCCGATGACGTGGTCTTCGTGGACGACATCCCCCTGGGCGCCACGGGCAAGATCGACAAGAAGCTGATCCGTCAGCGCATGGCCGACTATGTCCTGCCGACAGCTGCCGCGACGGCTGCGGCTGCCACTGTGACCAAGGCCCTGGCGGCCCCGCCCGAGCCCAAGATCTATGCCCCTGAGACCCTGAAGTTCGAGCCCGGTCCCAAGGCCCTGGCGGATACCGGTCCTGCCGCCGCGGTTGAGGCCGAGCTGGCCGGCCTGCCGACCCCGGAGGCCGAGGTGGAAACGCCTGCGGCCGCCGCACCGGCCTCCACCGCCGCGCGTCCCTGGCTGCGTCGGTATCTGAACTTCGCCCTGGTCCTGGCGCTGCTTCCCGCCCTGATCATTGTGGGCGTGGCGGCCCTGTCGCAGACCGGCCTGATCAGCAATTCAAAGGGCTTTGGCCTGGACCTGCTGCACCTCGCCCCCGGTCTGGCCCAGCTGAGCGTGCTGACGGCGGTGCTGGGCGTGATCGGCGCAGCCTTCGCCGGCTTCCGCCGGTTCGGCATGAAGGCCCTGCTGATCCTGGCGCTGGCCGCCGCGACGGTGGGCTTCTTCGCCTGGGCCAAGCAGGTTGTTTCCCAGCCCCAGGCCCCGGTGGTCCAGCCCGCGGCGGTGCGTCTGGACCTGACCCAGGGTCAGGCCAACCGGTAG
- a CDS encoding TIGR02301 family protein, with protein MPVPPLVLIALLLGAPASALGQTRDPAGRQTLVDMAYVLGEAHALRQVCEGASDQYWRTRMMRLVDTEQPDEALAQRLKDAFNTGFVARQGAHPACNPPARAAMTRVLARGKVLAARLARTAPADPYQP; from the coding sequence ATGCCCGTTCCACCTCTTGTCCTGATCGCCCTGCTGCTGGGCGCGCCTGCCAGCGCCCTTGGGCAGACCCGCGATCCCGCTGGTCGCCAGACCCTGGTGGACATGGCCTATGTCCTGGGCGAGGCCCATGCCCTGCGGCAGGTCTGCGAGGGCGCCAGCGACCAGTACTGGCGGACCCGGATGATGCGCCTGGTGGATACGGAACAGCCCGACGAGGCCCTGGCCCAGAGGCTGAAGGACGCCTTCAATACCGGTTTTGTGGCGCGGCAGGGGGCCCATCCTGCATGTAATCCGCCGGCCCGCGCCGCCATGACCAGGGTTCTGGCCCGGGGCAAGGTCCTGGCCGCCAGGCTGGCCCGCACGGCGCCCGCCGACCCCTATCAACCCTGA
- a CDS encoding LysR family transcriptional regulator — translation MIAVGKLPDFEAWAVFAKVAETGAFARAAQDLDLSKATASKAVTRLEARLGTSLFHRTSRRLSLTESGRLALDRAQRLLAEGEAVELETMAQSTVPQGLVRLAAPMSFGLRHVAPHLPDFFRAYPDISIDLDLSDQRLDLVARGFDLGVRIGVLPDSALLSRRLCAVRMVLVAAPSYFASRPRPAEPRDLVWHKALTYAYALTPEVWRFATADGQEQSVTVSGPLQVNNSDALLPMLLAGQGLTLLPEFFVWSEIAEGRLEAVMCDWRAPDIGLHLVTPPGRLRPLRVKVLQDFLAERLSAAPWAKI, via the coding sequence ATGATCGCCGTGGGCAAGCTTCCTGACTTCGAGGCCTGGGCCGTCTTCGCCAAGGTGGCCGAGACCGGCGCCTTCGCCCGGGCGGCGCAGGACCTCGACCTCTCCAAGGCGACGGCTTCCAAGGCGGTGACCCGGCTGGAGGCGCGCCTTGGGACCAGTCTCTTTCACCGCACCTCGCGCCGGCTGTCCCTGACCGAGAGCGGCCGCTTGGCCCTCGACCGCGCCCAGCGCTTGCTGGCCGAGGGCGAGGCCGTGGAGCTGGAGACCATGGCCCAGTCCACGGTTCCGCAAGGCCTGGTCCGGCTGGCCGCGCCCATGTCCTTTGGCCTGCGACACGTGGCGCCGCACCTGCCAGACTTCTTCAGGGCCTATCCCGACATCAGCATCGACCTCGACCTGTCAGACCAGAGGCTGGACCTGGTGGCCCGGGGCTTTGACCTCGGGGTGCGGATCGGCGTCCTGCCGGACTCCGCCCTCTTGAGTCGCCGCCTCTGCGCCGTGCGCATGGTGCTGGTGGCCGCCCCGTCCTATTTCGCCAGCCGCCCCAGGCCTGCCGAGCCCAGGGACCTCGTCTGGCACAAGGCCCTGACCTATGCCTACGCCCTGACCCCCGAGGTCTGGCGGTTCGCCACCGCCGATGGTCAGGAACAGAGCGTCACGGTTTCAGGCCCCCTGCAGGTGAACAATTCCGACGCCCTCCTGCCCATGCTGCTGGCCGGGCAGGGCCTGACCCTTTTACCGGAATTCTTCGTCTGGTCCGAGATCGCCGAGGGGCGACTGGAGGCGGTGATGTGCGACTGGCGGGCGCCCGACATCGGCCTGCACCTGGTGACGCCGCCCGGACGGCTGAGGCCTTTGCGGGTGAAGGTGCTGCAGGACTTCCTGGCGGAACGGCTCAGCGCGGCGCCTTGGGCGAAAATATGA